GTTAAAAGAATCTTTAGGTGGTTCGGTTACGACAATTACCGTTGGAACGGCAGCGGATGAACCTACAATTAGAAAAGCATTAGCTATTGGAGCAGATAACGCAGTGCGCGTTGATGCCGAAGCAACAGATGCATTCTTTGTAGCGAACCAAATTGCTACTTACGCTAAAGAAAATAATTTCGACCTAGTGCTATGCGGTAAAGAAACTATCGACTACAACGGTTCTCAGGTAGGAGGAATGGTTGCTGCCTTAATGGATGCGCCATTTATTTCCCTAGGATCTAGTCTAGAGGTTAACGACAAGGTGGCTACAGTAGTTAGAGACATTCCTGGTGGAACCGAAACCCTAGAAGCAGATCTACCCGCTGTTATCAGCGCAGCTAAAGGTATGGCAGAGCAAAGGATTCCTAATATGAGAGGAATTATGGCTGCTAGAACTAAACCGCTAGAAGTAATTCCAGCTGTGGGAGACGAGAAATTAACCTCGGTTAAGTCTTACGCACTTCCTCCAGAAAAAGGAGATTGCAAATACGTTGATCCTGAAAACGTAGCGGAATTAGTAGATCTATTACACAACGAAGCAAAAGTTATTTAAGAGCATGTCTGTATTAGTATTTGTAGAAACTTTAGAAGGAAAGATTCAGAAAAATGCCTACGAGGCAGTTTTCTATGGAAATAAAATTGCAGGTGGATCTGGAGTTACTGTATTAACTTTTGGAGACGCTTCTAACGACGATCTTGCAGCATTGGGTAATTACGGTGCTACTAAGGTTAAAGTTGCTAGAGCTATCAAAACCCTTGATACCCTTGCCCTAACCAAATTCATCGAAGAGGAGGTTAACGCCGGTGGTCACGATGTTGCTGTATTCTCATTCGATCCAGCTGGAAAAATGGTAGCTCCTGTAGCTGCAGCAAAATTAAAAGCAGGATTGGTTGCAGGTGCAATCGACCTTCCAGATACAAGCGATGGATTTGTCGTTAAAAAGAATGTGTTCTCTGGAAAGGCGTTCGCGTTCCAACAAATTCATACCGATAAGAAATTTATCAGCATCCTGCCAAATTCATTCAAACCAGAAAAAGGTAGCGCAACAGCAGAAGTAGAAGAGGTAAGCACCGACTTCAACTCTGGTAAGGTAAGAAGCAAAGGGGTAAGCCGTGCTTCTACCGATAGAGCTCCACTACCTGAGGCTGAATTAGTTGTAAGTGCCGGTAGAGGATTGAAAGGTCCAGAAAACTGGGGGATGGTTGAAGAATTAGCTGATGTACTAGAAGCTACAACTGCTTGTTCTAGACCCGTAGCCGATATTGGTTGGAGACCTCACCACGAGCACGTTGGTCAAACAGGTATTGCTATACGTCCAAACTTATACATTGCAATTGGTATCTCTGGAGCAATCCAACACCTTGCAGGAGTAAACGGATCAAAAGTAATCGTAGTTATCAATAACGATCCAGAAGCACCTTTCTTCAAGGCTGCAGATTACGGTATCGTAGGAGACGCTTTCGAAGTAGTTCCTAAATTGGTAGAAGCCTTTAAAGCTCACAAGGCAAATCAATAGTAGAACACAACTTATTTAAACCGTTCAGCGTACTCATACTACGGTAATGGAAAAGATTAAACTAAATATAGTTGGATTATCATATAGCCATACGAGTAGGGGAGCCTATGTGCTTTTGCTAGGAGAAGAGGATGGTAATCGCAGAGTTCCAATTATCATCGGCGCTCCAGAAGCACAGGCTATTGCGATAGAATTGGAGAAAATGACTCCAAACCGACCGCTTACGCATGATCTGTTTAAAACATTTGCAGATAATTTCGAGATTACTCTCGAAGAAGTGGTAGTGTACAACTTGGTCGAAGGCGTATTCTTCGCCAAGTTGTATTGCCGCCAAGGTGATAATACCATCGAAATTGACGCCCGAACCTCAGATGCCATTGCTTTGGCAGTGCGTTTCAATAGCCCAATCTACACCTATGAATTCATTCTAGCTTCTGCTGGGATTTTTGTTGAAAAAGGTGAGGAGAAAAAAGAGGGGGAAGACTCGGCCAAAGCTGTAGAAAAAGAGGAGGTAAAAGAGGATGTGTCCGTAGAAGAACTCGAACAGCAGTTGGACGAGGCACTGAGAACAGAAAACTATGAAAAGGCCTCTAAGCTCAGGGATAAAATAAACAGTATCAAGGGAAATGAAAGCGATAATTAATTGCGCACTACTTTTAACCATTTTCCTCTCTGCATGTAATTCTGAGCCCAAATTTTCCATAGCTGGTTGCTGGAATACCAAGGAAATTACCCAAGGAAATGTTGCTGCTAAGCAAGTAGCTGTAGGTGATAATTTATGCCTGAATACAGATAGCTCATTTAGCTATGTTTTGCAGCGAGAAATGATTTATGCAACAGGTAACTGGAGACTTACCAAAGATTCAGTGCTAATTCTTAATTACGATTATCTTCCTGGTGATTTTGGAGTGGACTCAGTGGCGGTTAAAGATTCGGGTTTATTGGTTTACTATCGCGGTAAAAGGGTGGTTAAACGCATAGGTGTTTCGCGGAATTTAACTAAGGACAAAGATTTTGCTGGAATTTACGAGGCTTCTAAAAATATTAGTAGAACCGAACGTGAATATACCATCGAAATGCTGAACGAAAACCAGCTTCAATTTTCGGAGAAAGGCATCCTATTCTCCTACAGTAAAAACTAGGCCCAATAAAAGGGTATATATATCTTTAGGGTATGAGACAATACTTAGATCTACTCCAGCACATTTTGGATAACGGAGTTGATAAAGGAGACAGAACCGGAACAGGAACAAGAAGCGTTTTTGGTTATCAAATGCGCTTTAATCTGCAAGAAGGTTTTCCGGTGGTTACCACTAAGAAATTACACCTTCGCTCAATTATCCACGAATTACTTTGGTTTTTACAAGGGGATACGAATATTAAATACCTCAAAGAAAATGGGGTAAGTATTTGGGATGAATGGGCCGATGAAAATGGAAATTTGGGTCCAGTTTACGGTTACCAATGGCGCTCATGGCCAACTCCAGATGGAAGAAAGGTTGATCAGATTGTAAATTTGGTAAATGACCTGAAAAATAATCCAGACTCCAGAAGACATATTGTTTCGGCTTGGAATGTGGCTGATATAGAAAACATGGCGCTGCCACCTTGCCACTGCTTGTTTCAGTTTTATGTAGCAAACGGAAAGCTCTCCTGCCAACTTTATCAGCGGTCAGCAGATGTTTTTCTTGGTGTGCCATTTAATATAGCCTCCTACGCCCTGCTTACTATGATGCTCGCTCAAGTGTGCGGTCTAGAACCGGGAGATTTCGTTCATACCTTCGGAGATGCCCACCTATACAGCAATCACTTCGATCAAGCCAAACTTCAACTTTCAAGGAGTCCTTACCCGCTACCAACCATGAAAATCAATCCAGAAGTAAAGGATTTATTTGAATTTAAATACGAGGATTTTAGTCTAGAGAATTACGTTTGCCATCCACACATTAAAGCACCTGTTGCAGTATGAGGTTTTTAGCAATGATTGCGGCCGTTGGTACCAACAATGTTATTGGGTCCAACAACGACTTAATGTGGCATTTGCCCAATGACTTTAGGTTTTTTAAAAAGACAACTACCAATAGAGTGGTAGTTATGGGAAGAAAAACCTACGAATCTATGGACCATGCCTTGCCGCATCGCTATAATTTTGTTCTTACCAATAATAGAGAATGGAATAAAGAAGATGCTCGGGTATTCTCTCAGGTAGATGAGATGTTCGAACACGCTTATAAAATAGATAAAACCCCTTTTGTAATTGGTGGGGCGCAGATTTATAAGCAATTTCTTAATAAGGCTACCCATTTATTCATTACAAGGGTAGATTTTTCAAAGGAGGGAGAGGCTTATTTTCCAGAATTCAGCGAATCCGATTTTGAGCTTTTAAAGGAACGTAAACATCCAAGCGATGAAAAACATGCATATCCTTTTACCATTCAAATTTGGCAACGTAGAGGGGTAACTCCTAAAGGTGAGGAACTAGATTTTCTAAACCAACAGATCGAGAACCTTTAATTAGGATATTCTTACCCGAAAAATCATTTAGATTGTTTTCACCTTCTACCAACGCTTTCCAGGTTGGATAGTATCCAAGAGTTTTTGGGTTAGAGATCCCGTTGAATTCAGCTCCGATCAAAAAATGCGGTATTTCAAGGCTGGATAATAAGTCAGCAATCTCCTCATGTTCTTTGCTGCTGTTTTCACCGCCTTCTTTCATTGCACCGATAATGGCTAATTTTTCCCCTTTAAATTTCGCGAAACTTCTAATCGCATGAGAGACTGAAGTTGGGTTGGCGTTATATGCGTCTAGAAATAACTTGTTTCGTTTACCTTGAGCAAGTTGTGACCTTGAGTTTTCAGGTTGGTAGGATTCTAAACCCTTTTTAATAGTGCGCAAATCCATTCCAAGGTAAGCACCAATGGTGGCTGCAGCAAGAACATTGTCGGAGTTGTATTCTCCAATAAGTTGAGTTTCAACTTCTATTTTTTGACCATCAATGTTAAGGGCGCCGGTTAGCATGGGGTTTTCATTTTCAATAGGTGAAAATTTATAGTTGCTTTCCGCCCCGTACAAAATGATGCGTTGGTAATTATTTTTGGCCTTGGCTAAGAATGGGTCGTTGTTATTTATAAAGCAGAATCCTTCAGGCTGATTGTTTATAAAGTCAAAAAGCTCCCGTTTAGATCTGTCCACCCCTTCAATGCTTCCAAATCCCTCGAGATGTGCCTTTCCTATATTGGTAATTAAGCCATGAAGAGGTTTGGCAATGCTGGCCAATAATTCGATTTCCTTTGGGTGATTAGCACCCATTTCTACGATTAATATTTCCGTTTCGGCTCTGCACGATAATAAGGTTAAGGGTACCCCAATATGATTATTTAGGTTGCCCTTGGTACATTGAACGCTAAAGTTCTGTTTTAAAACCGAGAACAGTAGTTCTTTAGTGGTTGTCTTGCCATTGCTTCCGGTAAGCGCAATAACTTTTGGGTTTAGCTGTATACGGTGATGGGTAGCTAGTTCTTGTAAAAAAGTTAATACGTCAGAAACCAAAAATGTTTTATCCGAGGTAGCGTATTCCGGTTCATCTATTACCGCTGCAATAGCACCTTGCTCAAGAGCCTTAGCGGCAAACTTGTTGCCGTTAAAATTAGGCCCCTTAAGCGCGAAAAATATTTTGTTGGTTAAATCGTCTCTTGTATCGGTAGAAACACCGTTAGACTGAAGAAAAAGGTTATAGACTTTAGATATCATAAACAAAAAATCCCGCCACTAAGGACGGGATTTTTATCAATTATTTGAAGTGTTTATTGCCTACTTTCTTTGACCACCTTGAACTGGGTCTCCAAGTCTAGACATAGCACATCTAAATCCAATTTTATTGCTAGACATTCTTTCATCTAAGAATCTTCTGGTTGCTGGAGAACAGTAATACGCTCTATCTGCCCAAGACCCACCTTTGTATACTCTAGCTCTATTGTCGATTAGAGAAGTTTGTTGCCAGTGGTACATAGATTCTTTTTCACCATACTCCCCTGGAGTAGCGTAGTCGATAGAAGAATATAAGTCTCCATCTTGATAGTCGATATTGTCAGACTCCTTGTAATTAATTCTTCTGGTGTTTTCTTCAACCTTAACATCTCTCATTCTTAGTTGTCCAGGAACGTTTGTAACGTGATCTGATAATCCATCTAAAAGAAGTGGAGAAATTACAGTTTCAGAATCTTTAATTAAGTCAACAGCCTCTTGAATTTTCTCGTTAGCTGCATCGCGTTGTCTCTTGTTATAAAGATCAACAGCTTCTTCACCCATTGTCACTAAAGTGTTCATTAATTGCTCTTCTTCTGGGATGATGGGTACACCACTAGAAGCAGCATCTTCTTGTGCTTTAGTTTGGAAATCTTGGAAGAACTTAAGAACGTTTTCGGTATCGTACTCAACAATGTCGTATTTGTCTTGAACTAATCCGTCGCTTGTTAAAACAGGAGTACGGTATACATTACCTCTAAACGGGTTAAGTGCATCTGCATCTTCGCTAGTAAGAGGTCTGTACACGTCCATTACCCATTCTGAAACGTTTCCGGCCATAGAATAAAGACCGTAGTCATTCGGGAAGTACTTGTATACGTTAGCAGTAATATCTGCACCATCGTTAAGTGCACCAGCGATACCCATTAGATCGCCTCTACCACGAGTAAAGTTATCGTTGATATCACCTAGGTAGTTTCCAGAAGCATCATCGTTACGGATAAAGTTTCCGCTCCAAGGGTAAATTTTTCTGTTTTCAATACGCTCGTTGAAAGACTCACCAATTAAACCAAGTGCAGCATATTCCCATTCTGCTTCGGTAGGAAGTCTGTAGTCTGGAAGGAAAATTCCATCCTTAATTCCAACGTTTCTAAACTCTTTATTAGGATCGTATGCTGGAAGACCTTCTTTTCTTTTCCCAGATTCATATTGACCAGCTAAATATGCATCGGTGCTAAAGTTGTCGTCGTTAATCTGGTTAGGATTGTTTTCGAATAAACCTTGCTGAATAAGGATGTTTTCGTTTACACGGTCAGTTCTCCACTTACAGTAGTTGTTTGCTTGTAACCAAGAAACACCAACTACCGGGTAATCTCTATACGCTGGGTGACGTAGGTAATAC
This region of Luteibaculum oceani genomic DNA includes:
- a CDS encoding thymidylate synthase, whose product is MRQYLDLLQHILDNGVDKGDRTGTGTRSVFGYQMRFNLQEGFPVVTTKKLHLRSIIHELLWFLQGDTNIKYLKENGVSIWDEWADENGNLGPVYGYQWRSWPTPDGRKVDQIVNLVNDLKNNPDSRRHIVSAWNVADIENMALPPCHCLFQFYVANGKLSCQLYQRSADVFLGVPFNIASYALLTMMLAQVCGLEPGDFVHTFGDAHLYSNHFDQAKLQLSRSPYPLPTMKINPEVKDLFEFKYEDFSLENYVCHPHIKAPVAV
- a CDS encoding UDP-N-acetylmuramoyl-tripeptide--D-alanyl-D-alanine ligase, with amino-acid sequence MISKVYNLFLQSNGVSTDTRDDLTNKIFFALKGPNFNGNKFAAKALEQGAIAAVIDEPEYATSDKTFLVSDVLTFLQELATHHRIQLNPKVIALTGSNGKTTTKELLFSVLKQNFSVQCTKGNLNNHIGVPLTLLSCRAETEILIVEMGANHPKEIELLASIAKPLHGLITNIGKAHLEGFGSIEGVDRSKRELFDFINNQPEGFCFINNNDPFLAKAKNNYQRIILYGAESNYKFSPIENENPMLTGALNIDGQKIEVETQLIGEYNSDNVLAAATIGAYLGMDLRTIKKGLESYQPENSRSQLAQGKRNKLFLDAYNANPTSVSHAIRSFAKFKGEKLAIIGAMKEGGENSSKEHEEIADLLSSLEIPHFLIGAEFNGISNPKTLGYYPTWKALVEGENNLNDFSGKNILIKGSRSVGLENLVPHL
- a CDS encoding dihydrofolate reductase, producing MRFLAMIAAVGTNNVIGSNNDLMWHLPNDFRFFKKTTTNRVVVMGRKTYESMDHALPHRYNFVLTNNREWNKEDARVFSQVDEMFEHAYKIDKTPFVIGGAQIYKQFLNKATHLFITRVDFSKEGEAYFPEFSESDFELLKERKHPSDEKHAYPFTIQIWQRRGVTPKGEELDFLNQQIENL
- a CDS encoding electron transfer flavoprotein subunit alpha/FixB family protein — translated: MSVLVFVETLEGKIQKNAYEAVFYGNKIAGGSGVTVLTFGDASNDDLAALGNYGATKVKVARAIKTLDTLALTKFIEEEVNAGGHDVAVFSFDPAGKMVAPVAAAKLKAGLVAGAIDLPDTSDGFVVKKNVFSGKAFAFQQIHTDKKFISILPNSFKPEKGSATAEVEEVSTDFNSGKVRSKGVSRASTDRAPLPEAELVVSAGRGLKGPENWGMVEELADVLEATTACSRPVADIGWRPHHEHVGQTGIAIRPNLYIAIGISGAIQHLAGVNGSKVIVVINNDPEAPFFKAADYGIVGDAFEVVPKLVEAFKAHKANQ
- a CDS encoding SUMF1/EgtB/PvdO family nonheme iron enzyme, which codes for MPGRKLLAGFGIFSFAIFMASCGGEVSQTTGTAYNDPDAGGFEKPEFDEQQTGPGLVFIEGGSFVMGRTETDLNYEWNNEPRKVTVSSFYMDETEVTNLAWTEYLYWLSRVYGADYPEIYTNALPDTLVWRSKLGYAETHVKYYLRHPAYRDYPVVGVSWLQANNYCKWRTDRVNENILIQQGLFENNPNQINDDNFSTDAYLAGQYESGKRKEGLPAYDPNKEFRNVGIKDGIFLPDYRLPTEAEWEYAALGLIGESFNERIENRKIYPWSGNFIRNDDASGNYLGDINDNFTRGRGDLMGIAGALNDGADITANVYKYFPNDYGLYSMAGNVSEWVMDVYRPLTSEDADALNPFRGNVYRTPVLTSDGLVQDKYDIVEYDTENVLKFFQDFQTKAQEDAASSGVPIIPEEEQLMNTLVTMGEEAVDLYNKRQRDAANEKIQEAVDLIKDSETVISPLLLDGLSDHVTNVPGQLRMRDVKVEENTRRINYKESDNIDYQDGDLYSSIDYATPGEYGEKESMYHWQQTSLIDNRARVYKGGSWADRAYYCSPATRRFLDERMSSNKIGFRCAMSRLGDPVQGGQRK
- a CDS encoding electron transfer flavoprotein subunit beta/FixA family protein; translation: MKILVCISKAPDTTTKISFTDNNTKFNTDKVTYIVNPYDEWYALVRGLELKESLGGSVTTITVGTAADEPTIRKALAIGADNAVRVDAEATDAFFVANQIATYAKENNFDLVLCGKETIDYNGSQVGGMVAALMDAPFISLGSSLEVNDKVATVVRDIPGGTETLEADLPAVISAAKGMAEQRIPNMRGIMAARTKPLEVIPAVGDEKLTSVKSYALPPEKGDCKYVDPENVAELVDLLHNEAKVI
- a CDS encoding bifunctional nuclease family protein; protein product: MEKIKLNIVGLSYSHTSRGAYVLLLGEEDGNRRVPIIIGAPEAQAIAIELEKMTPNRPLTHDLFKTFADNFEITLEEVVVYNLVEGVFFAKLYCRQGDNTIEIDARTSDAIALAVRFNSPIYTYEFILASAGIFVEKGEEKKEGEDSAKAVEKEEVKEDVSVEELEQQLDEALRTENYEKASKLRDKINSIKGNESDN